From one Pontibacillus sp. HMF3514 genomic stretch:
- the glnA gene encoding type I glutamate--ammonia ligase, whose protein sequence is MSANNLTRKEIWKKIEEENVKFIRLQFTDLLGTIKNVEIPVSQLDKALDNEMMFDGSSIEGFVRIEESDMLLHPDIDTFVVFPWTSEKGKVARFICDICNPDGTPFEGCPRYNLKRNLKKMEELGFSAFNLGTEPEFFLFKLDEKGEPTMELNDKGGYFDLAPTDLGENCRRDIVLELEEMGFEIEASHHEVAPGQHEIDFKYADAVKHADDIQTFKLVVKTIARKHGLHATFMPKPLFGVNGSGMHCNMSLFKGKENSFYDKKGEQELSKTAYQFIAGVVKHATNFTAVTNPTVNSYKRLVPGYEAPCYVAWSGQNRSPLIRIPASRGLSTRIEVRSVDPAANPYLAMTVLLAAGLDGIENNLEAPTPVDRNIYVMDKEEREKHGVQDLPATLSDALELLKKDEIMVNALGEHLFEHFIEAKEIEWDMFRTQVHPWEREQYLSTY, encoded by the coding sequence ATGAGTGCGAACAATTTGACTAGAAAAGAGATTTGGAAAAAGATTGAGGAAGAAAACGTAAAATTCATCCGACTACAATTCACAGACCTCTTAGGAACGATCAAAAATGTAGAGATTCCAGTAAGTCAATTGGATAAAGCCTTAGACAATGAAATGATGTTTGATGGATCTTCCATCGAAGGATTTGTGCGTATTGAAGAATCAGATATGTTACTACATCCAGATATCGATACATTTGTTGTATTCCCTTGGACTTCTGAAAAAGGGAAAGTGGCACGATTCATCTGTGACATCTGCAATCCAGATGGTACACCATTTGAGGGCTGCCCGCGTTATAACTTAAAACGTAACCTTAAGAAGATGGAGGAGCTAGGATTTTCAGCATTTAATCTAGGTACTGAGCCAGAATTCTTCCTATTTAAGTTAGATGAAAAAGGCGAACCAACGATGGAATTGAACGATAAAGGTGGTTATTTTGACCTTGCACCAACTGACTTAGGTGAAAACTGCCGTCGCGACATCGTTTTAGAATTAGAAGAAATGGGCTTTGAAATTGAAGCATCTCACCACGAAGTGGCTCCAGGCCAGCACGAAATAGACTTTAAATATGCAGATGCAGTAAAACATGCTGACGATATTCAAACCTTCAAACTTGTTGTTAAAACAATCGCCCGTAAACACGGCTTGCACGCTACCTTCATGCCAAAACCACTATTTGGTGTAAACGGATCAGGAATGCACTGTAACATGTCCTTATTCAAAGGCAAAGAAAATTCGTTCTACGATAAGAAAGGCGAACAGGAACTCAGTAAAACAGCATATCAGTTTATCGCTGGTGTAGTGAAGCACGCAACGAACTTCACAGCTGTTACGAACCCGACGGTAAACTCTTATAAGCGTCTTGTTCCAGGTTACGAAGCTCCTTGTTACGTAGCATGGTCGGGACAAAACCGTAGCCCATTAATACGTATTCCAGCTTCTCGAGGCTTGAGCACTCGTATTGAAGTACGTTCCGTAGACCCAGCAGCGAACCCATACTTAGCCATGACTGTTCTATTAGCAGCAGGTCTTGATGGAATCGAAAATAACTTAGAAGCTCCAACTCCAGTAGACCGTAATATCTATGTGATGGATAAAGAGGAACGTGAAAAACACGGTGTACAGGATCTACCGGCAACGTTATCTGATGCATTAGAGCTATTGAAGAAAGATGAAATAATGGTGAATGCATTAGGCGAACACCTTTTCGAACACTTTATTGAAGCAAAAGAAATTGAATGGGATATGTTCCGTACTCAAGTTCATCCTTGGGAGCGAGAGCAGTATCTATCAACCTATTAA
- a CDS encoding methionine gamma-lyase family protein, with protein MNKDIEVLARETEKDIKEIHGNIHELVEHNQERVLKAFQNHQVSDAHFNPTTGYGYDDMGRDKLEEVYADVFKGEDALVRPHIVSGTHAITIALFATLRPYDELLYITGRPYDTLEEIVGVRGENNGSLKDFLIDYNHIDLTEDGAIDFDRVSASMTSKTKVIGIQRSKGYADRPSFSISEIEEMIRFVKEINPNVVVFVDNCYGEFAEDREPIEVGADLIAGSLIKNPGGGLARTGGYIAGRKDLVEQCGNRLTAPGLGKETGASVSSLQDMYQGLFLAPHVVGEAMKGAVFTSRLLEKLGFNTSPRYDVMRTDLIQSVTFDTSQQMVAFCQQIQKSSPINSHVTPHPSYMPGYEHDVIMAAGTFVQGASLELTADGPIRPPYTAFVQGGLTYAHVKIAIKSAVKNLLKEV; from the coding sequence ATGAACAAGGATATCGAAGTATTAGCAAGAGAGACAGAAAAAGATATAAAAGAAATCCATGGAAACATCCATGAACTTGTGGAACACAATCAAGAGCGTGTTCTAAAAGCTTTTCAAAATCACCAGGTAAGTGATGCTCATTTCAACCCAACAACAGGCTATGGTTATGATGACATGGGGCGAGATAAACTTGAAGAAGTTTATGCAGATGTCTTTAAAGGTGAGGATGCATTAGTTCGACCACATATCGTTTCAGGTACGCATGCGATTACGATTGCTTTATTTGCAACACTACGTCCTTATGATGAACTTTTATATATTACTGGACGTCCTTATGACACGCTTGAAGAGATCGTAGGTGTCCGTGGGGAAAACAATGGATCATTAAAGGATTTTTTAATTGATTACAATCACATAGATTTAACTGAAGATGGTGCGATTGATTTTGATAGAGTTAGTGCTTCCATGACTTCTAAAACAAAAGTGATTGGAATTCAACGCTCAAAAGGATACGCAGATCGCCCGTCATTCAGTATCTCTGAAATTGAGGAAATGATTCGATTTGTAAAAGAGATTAACCCAAATGTGGTTGTTTTCGTTGATAATTGTTATGGAGAATTTGCTGAAGATCGAGAACCGATAGAAGTTGGAGCTGATCTTATTGCGGGATCTTTGATTAAAAATCCTGGTGGTGGACTTGCCAGAACAGGTGGTTATATTGCAGGACGAAAAGATTTGGTCGAGCAATGTGGTAACCGTCTGACGGCTCCAGGACTCGGCAAAGAAACAGGAGCGAGTGTCAGCAGTCTTCAAGATATGTATCAAGGATTATTTTTAGCTCCTCATGTTGTTGGTGAAGCCATGAAAGGCGCAGTTTTCACATCACGTTTGTTAGAAAAGTTAGGCTTTAATACGAGTCCTAGATATGATGTTATGCGAACTGACCTTATTCAATCTGTAACGTTTGACACATCCCAACAAATGGTTGCGTTTTGTCAGCAAATACAAAAATCATCCCCAATTAACTCACATGTAACACCACACCCTAGTTATATGCCTGGATATGAACATGATGTGATCATGGCAGCAGGGACATTTGTACAGGGAGCAAGTCTTGAGTTAACAGCTGATGGGCCAATTAGACCACCTTACACAGCGTTTGTACAAGGTGGATTAACATATGCTCATGTGAAAATTGCCATCAAATCAGCAGTAAAAAATCTCTTAAAAGAAGTTTAA
- the hfq gene encoding RNA chaperone Hfq: MAQSVNIQDNFLNQLRKDHVQVTVFLLNGFQLRGVVKAFDNFTVLLEADGKQQLIYKHAISTFAPQKTITLDKE; encoded by the coding sequence ATGGCTCAATCAGTGAATATCCAGGACAATTTTTTAAATCAATTACGTAAGGATCACGTTCAAGTAACGGTCTTCCTGCTTAACGGTTTCCAATTACGAGGAGTCGTTAAAGCTTTCGATAATTTTACCGTTCTTTTAGAAGCTGACGGTAAGCAACAACTGATTTATAAGCATGCAATCTCAACATTTGCTCCACAAAAAACGATTACATTAGATAAAGAGTAA
- the hflX gene encoding GTPase HflX produces MEQRERVLLAACRLPFQDDERFQSSLEELRSLTETAHGEVDKIIIQNRNKVHQALYLGQGKLEEIKTYIEERDIDLVIINDELSPSQTKNISDFLDIAVIDRTQLILDIFARRANTKEGKLQVELAQLQYLLPRLYGQGKNLSRLGGGIGTRGPGETKLETDRRHIQRRIDDIRKQIQQVATQREQYRKRRKENKAYQIAIVGYTNAGKSTLFNRITNSQSFEENQLFATLDPLTRQIQLPSGFQALISDTVGFIQDLPTTLIAAFRSTLEEVKEADLVLHMVDASHPDHVHHEETVHKLLKELEADHIPMLNVYNKKDLLNEDFMPVSLPALTISANDPIDIKRLFDKIEEVLMKEWEPYQTYVHASKGDMLHRLSKHSIMTDRDFLEEDEVYFVKGWIDPDHPLYHQLRKE; encoded by the coding sequence ATGGAACAACGAGAACGTGTATTATTAGCTGCATGTCGATTGCCGTTTCAAGATGACGAACGTTTTCAATCCTCATTGGAAGAATTGCGTTCATTAACCGAAACGGCTCATGGAGAAGTGGATAAAATTATTATTCAAAATCGAAATAAAGTCCATCAAGCATTATATTTAGGACAAGGAAAGCTTGAGGAAATTAAAACATACATAGAGGAACGAGACATTGATCTGGTCATCATTAATGATGAATTATCACCTAGCCAAACAAAAAATATTAGTGATTTTCTCGATATCGCAGTCATCGATCGTACTCAGCTGATTCTTGATATTTTTGCAAGAAGAGCGAATACAAAAGAGGGTAAACTGCAAGTCGAACTAGCTCAATTACAGTATCTACTTCCTAGACTATATGGACAAGGTAAAAACCTATCTCGCTTAGGCGGTGGAATAGGTACAAGAGGGCCAGGTGAGACGAAGCTTGAGACCGATCGCCGTCATATTCAGCGTCGTATTGATGATATTCGTAAACAAATCCAACAGGTTGCGACTCAACGTGAGCAATATCGAAAGCGTCGAAAAGAGAATAAAGCGTACCAAATTGCTATTGTAGGTTATACAAACGCGGGGAAGTCAACGCTTTTCAATCGGATAACAAACAGCCAATCATTTGAAGAAAATCAATTGTTTGCTACACTTGATCCTTTGACTAGACAGATTCAATTGCCGAGCGGATTTCAGGCTCTAATATCTGATACCGTTGGGTTTATTCAAGATCTTCCAACAACGTTGATTGCAGCATTCCGATCAACCTTAGAGGAAGTGAAGGAAGCGGATCTGGTGTTGCATATGGTTGACGCATCTCATCCAGATCATGTTCATCATGAAGAAACGGTGCACAAGCTCTTAAAAGAACTTGAAGCGGACCACATTCCGATGCTCAACGTGTATAACAAAAAAGATTTACTGAATGAGGACTTTATGCCGGTTAGTTTACCAGCTTTAACAATCAGTGCGAATGATCCAATTGATATTAAACGGTTGTTTGATAAGATTGAAGAAGTGCTTATGAAAGAATGGGAGCCATATCAGACATATGTGCATGCCTCAAAAGGTGATATGCTTCATCGTTTATCAAAACATTCCATCATGACAGATCGAGATTTCTTGGAAGAAGATGAGGTTTATTTTGTAAAAGGGTGGATCGATCCAGATCATCCGTTATATCATCAATTACGTAAAGAATAG
- the mutS gene encoding DNA mismatch repair protein MutS → MAKHTPMMQQYLQIKAQHKDAFLFFRLGDFYEMFFEDATRAAQELEITLTSRDGGDERIPMCGVPYHSAENYIKNLIEKGFKVAICEQVEDPKHTKGVVKREVVQLITPGTVMEGAMLQEEENNFLAAVTPFDNQTYVVAYNDLTTGENSVALINDGFDHVLSELYNRPVKEIVVPPDMAEDKSSAFVERLGVTLSTEEESDMPEEHLDLVKDLPQDKLKTGFGRLFHYIQRTQKRSMDHLMPVQVIELQQYMTLDMYSKRNLELMETLRKQGKKGSLLWVLDKTVTSMGARLLKKWLERPLLNKNMIEKRYNQVEGLVEQFFERESLREALTSVYDLERLAGRVAYGNVNARDLIQLKQSLSKVPEIKTLLQSFQQPELHRLADNIDPLQEVHDFLEESISDDAPITIKEGNIIKDGFNGQLDDYRDAARNGKQWIAELEQKERQDTGIKSLKVGYNRVFGYYIEVTKANLHLLPEGRYERKQTLTNAERYITPDLKEKESLILEAQEKSVDLEYELFIQVRDRVKQYIRPLQQLAEQISGIDVLQGFATVSETNQYYRPTITETRTVNIDKGRHPVVEQVMKDDSFVPNDVKMGEDNDILLITGPNMSGKSTYMRQLALTAIMAQVGCFVPCESAQLPIFDQIFTRIGAADDLVSGQSTFMVEMMEAKHALTNATENSLILLDEIGRGTSTYDGMALAQAIVEHIHEHIHAKTLFSTHYHELTELDQSLSKLKNVHVRAEEYEGRVVFLHQIQDGAADESYGIHVAQLAELPSELIQRANSLLQQFEGSSVEAPKQVEPEPDGQLSLFVEEKQPEKARSVNPNQQNVIDKLGNLNLLEMNPIEAMNHLYQLQKELNK, encoded by the coding sequence ATGGCAAAACATACACCAATGATGCAGCAATATTTACAAATCAAAGCCCAACATAAAGATGCTTTTTTATTTTTTCGCTTAGGCGATTTTTATGAAATGTTCTTTGAAGATGCTACAAGAGCAGCTCAAGAGTTAGAGATTACATTAACAAGTCGTGATGGTGGAGATGAGCGGATTCCAATGTGTGGAGTTCCTTATCATTCTGCTGAAAACTATATTAAAAACTTAATAGAAAAAGGCTTCAAAGTCGCCATTTGTGAACAAGTTGAAGATCCTAAACATACAAAAGGGGTCGTAAAACGTGAAGTCGTTCAACTGATTACTCCAGGTACAGTAATGGAGGGGGCTATGCTTCAAGAAGAAGAAAATAACTTCCTTGCTGCTGTTACACCTTTTGACAATCAAACCTATGTTGTTGCGTATAATGACTTAACAACAGGCGAAAATAGCGTTGCTCTCATTAACGACGGATTTGATCATGTGCTTAGTGAGCTTTACAATCGTCCAGTAAAAGAGATTGTCGTTCCCCCAGATATGGCTGAGGACAAAAGCTCAGCATTCGTAGAACGATTAGGAGTTACCCTATCTACAGAAGAAGAATCGGACATGCCAGAAGAACACTTAGATCTTGTGAAAGACCTACCTCAAGATAAACTGAAAACCGGATTTGGGCGACTATTCCATTACATTCAACGCACACAGAAACGCTCAATGGATCACCTGATGCCAGTACAAGTCATTGAGTTACAACAGTATATGACACTGGATATGTATTCCAAGCGAAACCTCGAACTAATGGAAACCCTTCGTAAACAAGGGAAAAAGGGAAGTCTTTTGTGGGTTCTTGATAAGACTGTAACTTCAATGGGAGCACGTCTTCTTAAAAAATGGCTAGAGCGTCCACTTTTAAATAAAAATATGATAGAAAAGCGCTACAATCAGGTGGAAGGATTAGTAGAGCAATTTTTTGAGCGTGAATCGTTAAGAGAAGCGCTTACCTCTGTGTATGACCTCGAGCGTTTAGCAGGACGAGTAGCATATGGGAATGTGAACGCGCGCGATCTTATTCAACTAAAACAATCTTTATCTAAGGTCCCTGAGATTAAAACACTCTTACAATCGTTCCAGCAACCTGAGCTTCATAGACTTGCAGACAACATCGATCCCCTCCAAGAAGTTCATGATTTCTTAGAGGAATCCATTAGTGACGATGCTCCTATTACGATTAAAGAAGGGAACATTATTAAAGATGGATTTAATGGCCAACTTGATGACTACCGAGATGCAGCCAGGAACGGGAAACAATGGATTGCTGAACTCGAACAAAAAGAGCGTCAGGATACAGGGATTAAGTCACTTAAAGTAGGCTATAATCGTGTTTTTGGCTACTATATTGAGGTAACAAAAGCCAATCTTCACCTTTTACCTGAAGGAAGGTATGAACGTAAGCAAACGTTAACGAACGCAGAACGTTATATTACCCCTGATTTAAAAGAAAAAGAGAGTCTCATTCTCGAAGCTCAGGAAAAAAGTGTAGACCTTGAGTACGAGTTGTTTATCCAAGTGCGTGACCGAGTAAAACAATACATCCGCCCGCTCCAACAGCTTGCAGAGCAGATTAGTGGTATTGATGTTCTTCAAGGTTTTGCGACGGTTAGTGAAACGAATCAGTATTACCGTCCAACCATTACCGAAACTCGTACCGTTAATATTGATAAAGGCCGTCACCCTGTTGTTGAGCAGGTTATGAAAGATGATTCTTTTGTTCCTAATGATGTGAAAATGGGCGAGGATAACGATATCCTCCTCATTACAGGTCCAAACATGAGTGGTAAAAGTACCTATATGCGTCAGCTTGCTTTGACAGCCATAATGGCGCAAGTAGGTTGTTTTGTCCCGTGTGAATCAGCTCAGTTACCAATATTTGATCAAATTTTCACTCGTATTGGAGCGGCTGATGATCTAGTTTCCGGTCAGAGTACTTTTATGGTGGAAATGATGGAAGCTAAACATGCGTTAACCAACGCTACGGAAAACAGCTTGATTTTGCTAGATGAAATTGGGCGTGGGACAAGCACGTATGATGGAATGGCTTTAGCGCAAGCAATTGTTGAGCATATTCATGAACACATTCATGCTAAAACATTATTCTCAACGCACTATCATGAGTTAACCGAACTTGATCAGTCACTTTCAAAATTAAAAAACGTCCATGTACGTGCAGAGGAATATGAAGGACGCGTAGTCTTCCTTCACCAAATTCAAGACGGCGCTGCAGATGAGAGTTATGGAATTCATGTGGCACAGCTAGCAGAACTCCCTTCTGAACTCATCCAACGAGCAAATAGTCTTCTACAGCAGTTTGAAGGCTCATCAGTAGAGGCGCCTAAGCAAGTTGAACCTGAACCAGACGGTCAACTTTCCTTATTTGTAGAAGAAAAGCAACCAGAAAAAGCACGATCAGTGAATCCAAATCAACAAAACGTAATTGATAAACTTGGAAACTTGAATTTACTAGAGATGAACCCAATAGAAGCCATGAACCATCTTTATCAATTGCAAAAGGAACTGAACAAATAA
- a CDS encoding MerR family transcriptional regulator, whose protein sequence is MNDEYRRSMPLFPISIVISLTDLSARQIRYYEQHELVKPARTDGNRRLFSFNDVDRLLEIKSLIEKGINLAGIKQVLSMQDEEDTQEHSKEEIQEAQKDLSEKELRKMLKNELFQGNRMGKSSLRQGELSRFFH, encoded by the coding sequence ATGAATGATGAATACAGAAGATCTATGCCTTTGTTCCCAATAAGCATCGTCATATCACTGACTGATTTATCAGCTCGACAGATTCGATATTACGAACAACATGAATTGGTTAAACCAGCTCGTACCGATGGGAATCGTCGATTGTTTTCATTTAATGATGTCGATCGATTATTAGAAATAAAATCCCTTATTGAAAAAGGAATCAACTTGGCAGGGATTAAACAAGTATTAAGTATGCAAGACGAAGAAGATACCCAAGAACACAGTAAAGAAGAAATTCAAGAAGCCCAAAAAGATTTATCTGAAAAGGAATTACGAAAAATGCTTAAAAATGAACTGTTCCAAGGAAATCGAATGGGTAAATCATCGTTGCGTCAGGGAGAATTATCTCGATTCTTCCATTAA
- the mutL gene encoding DNA mismatch repair endonuclease MutL, which produces MPTIKQMPDALANKIAAGEVVERPSSVVKELVENSIDAGSTWVKVELEEAGLSRIKIMDNGKGMSEDDCERAFLRHATSKISHEDDLFRVRSLGFRGEALASIAAVSRLTLKTSQGDKAGTKLYLEGGNVKEKEKSDARQGSEITVEELFFNTPARLKYMKTIHTELGHITDVLNRMAMSHPEIRFECWHNEKRLFQTSGRGDILQVIAQIYGMSTAKKMMPIHHETLDFTIKGYIAKPEVTRASRNYMSTIINGRYIRNHAVNKAVLQGYHTLLPIGRYPLVVLQIEMDPILVDVNVHPAKLEVRFSKENELFEAVRDAVTNAFRQETLIPEVEQKPKKAKEKDHSVQESFSFQSNGPSAQAEATKEREAISHPVVREKQPEPDWMKEDISHDPLEQAVQSQEAHFNDEETSSESKEVSHDRIPVMYPIGQLHGTYILAQNETGMYIIDQHAAQERIKYEFFRDKLAEPENEVQELLVPLTFDFTKQEAILIEEHKDQLEQVGLFFETFGEQTYIVRSHPQWFPKGFEQEVIEEMVEQLFENQKVDILKLREEAAILMSCKRSIKANHYLNHEDMNQLLKDLRLSTDPFTCPHGRPIIVHFSEYELEKMFKRVM; this is translated from the coding sequence ATGCCTACTATTAAGCAAATGCCTGATGCACTGGCGAACAAAATTGCCGCTGGTGAGGTCGTTGAGCGTCCGTCTTCAGTTGTAAAAGAATTAGTAGAAAACAGTATAGATGCAGGAAGCACTTGGGTGAAAGTCGAGTTAGAGGAAGCAGGGCTTTCTCGTATCAAAATTATGGATAATGGGAAAGGCATGAGTGAGGATGATTGTGAACGTGCTTTTCTTCGCCATGCCACGAGTAAGATTTCTCATGAAGATGATCTATTCCGTGTTCGTTCCCTGGGCTTCCGTGGTGAAGCATTAGCAAGTATCGCTGCAGTGAGTCGGTTAACACTAAAAACTTCACAAGGAGATAAAGCTGGAACAAAGCTTTACCTTGAAGGTGGAAACGTGAAGGAAAAAGAAAAAAGTGATGCGCGACAGGGTAGCGAAATAACAGTAGAAGAGCTCTTCTTTAATACGCCAGCTCGTTTGAAGTATATGAAGACGATTCATACTGAACTAGGGCACATTACAGATGTTCTTAACCGTATGGCAATGTCTCACCCTGAGATCCGTTTTGAGTGTTGGCACAATGAGAAGCGTTTGTTCCAAACATCCGGTCGCGGGGACATTTTGCAGGTTATTGCTCAGATTTATGGGATGTCTACAGCTAAAAAAATGATGCCGATTCATCATGAAACGCTAGATTTTACGATTAAAGGGTATATTGCTAAGCCTGAAGTGACACGTGCTTCACGAAACTATATGTCTACGATCATAAATGGTCGTTACATTCGTAATCATGCTGTGAACAAAGCTGTTCTTCAAGGCTATCATACCTTGCTTCCGATTGGTCGGTACCCTTTGGTTGTTTTACAAATTGAGATGGATCCTATACTTGTCGATGTGAACGTTCATCCAGCTAAGCTTGAAGTTCGATTCAGTAAGGAAAATGAATTGTTTGAAGCTGTACGTGATGCTGTAACGAACGCATTTCGACAAGAGACCCTTATCCCTGAAGTGGAACAAAAACCAAAAAAAGCGAAAGAAAAAGATCATTCTGTCCAAGAGTCCTTTTCATTTCAATCAAATGGACCTAGTGCCCAAGCTGAAGCCACTAAAGAGAGAGAAGCGATTTCGCATCCGGTTGTCCGAGAAAAACAACCAGAACCAGACTGGATGAAGGAAGACATTTCACATGATCCACTAGAACAGGCTGTTCAAAGCCAAGAAGCTCATTTTAATGATGAAGAAACATCTAGTGAATCAAAAGAGGTTTCTCATGATCGTATTCCAGTCATGTATCCAATTGGTCAGCTTCATGGGACGTATATTTTGGCACAGAATGAAACAGGAATGTATATCATTGACCAGCACGCAGCTCAAGAGCGCATAAAATATGAGTTTTTCCGTGATAAACTAGCTGAACCTGAAAATGAAGTACAAGAGCTTCTTGTACCTTTAACGTTTGATTTTACGAAACAGGAAGCCATTCTTATTGAGGAACATAAGGACCAGCTTGAGCAAGTAGGGCTATTTTTTGAAACGTTTGGTGAACAAACGTACATTGTACGCTCTCATCCTCAATGGTTTCCAAAAGGGTTCGAGCAAGAAGTGATTGAAGAAATGGTAGAACAGCTTTTTGAAAATCAAAAGGTCGATATTTTGAAACTAAGAGAAGAAGCGGCAATCTTAATGTCCTGTAAACGTTCAATTAAAGCGAATCATTATTTGAATCATGAAGACATGAATCAGTTGCTCAAGGATTTAAGGCTTTCCACAGATCCTTTTACATGCCCTCACGGCAGACCCATCATCGTACACTTTTCGGAGTATGAATTGGAGAAAATGTTTAAGCGAGTTATGTAA
- the spoVK gene encoding stage V sporulation protein K, protein MDTQVTYKQNGQINVMFQDRNTSIAKPKPTESTSYLTNPFQNIDNQFEDFIGLDSLKDTIKEIYASIYVNQKRQEAGLKPSKQVLHMLFKGNPGTGKTTVARKLSQLFYDMNVLSKGHFIEAERADLVGEYIGHTAQKTRDLIKKAMGGVLFIDEAYSLARGGEKDFGKEAIDTLVKHMEDYHNDFILILAGYPAEMDKFLRLNPGLHSRFPIMMDFKDYSIDELMTIATQMASEREYELSKEAQWKLKNHLMRKKQERHQSFSNGRYIRNIIEQSIRKQAIRVMKQNRFSHSELILLTSRDITFDT, encoded by the coding sequence GTGGATACTCAAGTGACGTACAAACAAAATGGGCAAATCAACGTCATGTTCCAAGATCGAAACACTTCAATAGCGAAGCCGAAACCAACCGAGTCGACGTCATACTTAACAAACCCTTTTCAGAACATAGACAATCAATTTGAAGATTTTATAGGTTTGGATTCGTTAAAAGATACCATTAAAGAGATTTATGCGAGTATTTATGTGAATCAAAAGCGACAGGAAGCAGGTCTAAAACCATCTAAGCAAGTCCTTCATATGTTGTTTAAAGGAAATCCGGGAACAGGTAAAACAACTGTAGCCCGAAAGCTTTCTCAACTTTTTTATGATATGAATGTTCTATCAAAAGGACACTTTATTGAAGCGGAACGAGCTGATTTAGTAGGCGAATATATTGGTCATACTGCACAAAAAACGCGAGACCTCATCAAGAAAGCTATGGGGGGCGTACTGTTCATTGATGAAGCCTATTCATTAGCGCGTGGTGGGGAGAAAGACTTTGGGAAAGAAGCGATCGATACACTTGTAAAGCATATGGAAGATTATCACAACGACTTTATCCTTATCCTTGCTGGGTATCCTGCAGAAATGGATAAATTCTTGCGGCTGAATCCAGGTCTACATTCTCGCTTTCCAATCATGATGGATTTTAAAGATTACTCGATTGATGAATTAATGACAATCGCAACTCAAATGGCATCTGAAAGGGAATATGAGCTTTCAAAAGAAGCTCAATGGAAGTTGAAGAATCATCTAATGAGGAAAAAACAAGAGCGTCATCAGAGTTTTTCAAATGGACGCTACATCCGGAACATAATTGAACAATCAATACGAAAGCAAGCTATTCGTGTCATGAAACAAAATCGATTCAGCCATTCCGAATTAATTTTATTGACCAGTCGAGATATTACATTTGATACCTAG
- the miaA gene encoding tRNA (adenosine(37)-N6)-dimethylallyltransferase MiaA has protein sequence MKQNVVAIVGPTAVGKTKLSVEVAKRFNGEIISGDSMQIYKSMDIGTAKVTEEEKQGVPHYMVDIKQPDEGFSVAEFQEKVQGYIDEIAAKGKLPIIVGGTGLYIQSVLYDFQFSDEGSDENFRQSLEAKIEEEGIQPYYEKLQSIDPEQAAKVHPNNVRRVIRALEVYETTGMTMTEYQEKQKQESPYNPILIGLEMEREKLYERINNRVDKMMDEGLLEEVKALYHQGYANSQSMQAIGYKEFIPYFEGERSLEDAVFLLKRNSRRYAKRQYTYFRNKLDINWYEITVESAREKFEEILNDLAGKLC, from the coding sequence ATGAAGCAAAACGTAGTGGCCATAGTCGGTCCCACAGCTGTTGGGAAGACGAAGCTAAGTGTTGAAGTGGCCAAGCGATTTAATGGTGAAATTATTAGTGGCGATTCGATGCAGATCTATAAAAGTATGGACATTGGAACCGCTAAAGTTACAGAGGAGGAAAAACAAGGTGTCCCTCATTATATGGTAGACATTAAGCAACCAGACGAAGGTTTTTCTGTAGCTGAGTTCCAAGAAAAAGTCCAAGGCTATATAGATGAAATCGCTGCAAAAGGAAAGCTTCCTATCATTGTAGGAGGTACAGGGTTATACATACAGTCCGTCCTTTATGATTTTCAGTTTTCTGATGAGGGATCAGATGAAAACTTCCGGCAATCATTAGAGGCGAAGATTGAAGAAGAGGGAATCCAACCTTACTATGAAAAGCTTCAATCCATAGATCCTGAACAAGCAGCAAAAGTTCATCCGAATAATGTGAGACGTGTGATTCGAGCTTTAGAGGTGTATGAAACAACTGGTATGACGATGACGGAGTATCAGGAGAAACAGAAACAAGAATCTCCTTATAACCCAATTCTTATTGGGCTCGAGATGGAGCGCGAGAAACTTTATGAGCGGATTAACAACCGTGTTGACAAGATGATGGATGAAGGGCTTTTAGAAGAAGTTAAAGCGTTATATCATCAGGGTTATGCTAATAGTCAAAGTATGCAGGCAATTGGTTACAAGGAGTTTATTCCGTATTTTGAAGGGGAACGCTCCTTGGAAGATGCTGTATTTTTGTTGAAGCGTAATTCTAGGCGTTATGCTAAAAGACAATATACATATTTTCGCAACAAATTGGACATTAATTGGTATGAGATTACCGTCGAATCAGCACGAGAAAAGTTTGAAGAAATTTTGAATGATTTAGCAGGAAAGCTTTGCTAA